The genomic region TTGAATTAATCGCagttatattttgttttaattttagcttatttatttgtttttcatcAATTTTCGGGGTGATTTTGTTGTGGAAgtaatatatttcaaaattttaattacAATTTCTTTGGTCAGAATTAtcctttaaattaattttaatattattgttgaatTATCCTTTGTCTTGGGAATGTTCTTAGTGCCATGATATTGAAATGAGATTtaattgttgaaagtatttgacGTAGAATTGAATAAACTTTTCTTGAATGATTAGACTTTATCACGTTCATATTAGATTAGATTGTTTGTGTAAAGTTTTTTAAGTTGGATTTAATATTTAGCTTAAGTTCTATAGATTTTTCTTGTGGCatgtttttttagtttaatatttattattttttgaatttttttctagaGATCTTACTGTTGCAATATTTCACATGTGCAATTGTTTCAGATTACTTGTTCTTATGACTtactctttattattattattattattattattatgatgagAGCTTGAACTTTTGGATTTGAGTGTGTGTATGTAGGTATTCATCTAGTAGACAGAAATGGCAGACAAATCTCCAAAGGTATTGGATGGAGATACATTCAATGAGAAAAGAAAGCAGTATATCCGACGTGTTGCACATTTGACTGAAGTTTCGGAACCAACAAATTTAACATTCAAACAAATGAGATTGGTTGGAGATGAGAGACGACCAACTAACTCTGGTCCTGCTATTTCAAAATATTTGGTTAAGTATTTTTTGAACTATAAGAAAAGTGGGTTGCCCAAACGTTTGATGTTCTATAAAAATGGTGAGTGGTCGGACTATCCTGAGGATGTTGTTGACTTGATTAAGAAAGATTTTGAAATCAAGAAGGCATTTGTGGAGGTAGAGGTAGATGGCAAGAAAGTTGTGCTAGATTTTTTACATATGTATAATGTTAATTTACAAACAGGTTTGCAACAACCCATTGCTTGGATTGATGAGGCCGGGAATTGCTTTTTCCCTGAAATTTTTGTTGGATTCGACGAAGAATCCAATATCCTGGGCAAGAAGGAGGGTGGGGAAAGTCATGGTGAGAAAGAGAAACAAgagtttaaatataatttatcaaatGAACTTAATGGGGCTGATGAATCCAAATTGGTGAAGTATAGTGGGGACTCTAATGCTTTAGTTAAGGATATAAAAATTAATGGTCAACATACCACAAACAAAATGAGAAATGCAAATGTTGAGGCAACTTCTAACCAATATAGAGAAATAGATATAGATGCTTATACTGAACCTATATATGGAAGACTGGGTGTAGATTCTGTACAACATTTATTTCTCACAAGAATGGCTACTTTCGGCATTAGTGAGGGCGACGTCATTGATGTTTATCGCAACTCAGGAAGCTTAATGCAAGCGCGGCTGGAGTTATTCCAAAAGCAAGCTGATATCACGAAATTACTTCACAGTGATGCTAATGTTCGATACGGTTGGCTTGCATGTTCTAAAAATGAACTGTCTACAATGATGGAGTACGGGCTTGGCCACAATGCACTTTTGTCATCCAAGTTCATATACGGCTTAGGTATTCATCTTGCTGCTGTAATCCACCCTTATGCCTGGTAAGTTTCATACGATAAACTTTGAATTTATAGTCTTTTAAACACTCATAATAGTAATGATATAAGTTTGTCCGGATAAAAACAAATTACTATATGCATATGAGATTTTTATAGTGGTTAGGATAATGAGTAAGTTGATCCTTTATGATGAAATAAAACAACTCATTAAATTCCCTTCATACTAAATTATAACATAGCTTTAGTTTTCTCTTATTCAATCTTATGTTATAAATTTCTCTTACCATCATTCTCTCATTTACTCCATACTTCATACTCTATCTATGTCATGTTATACACTACTCTCTGTTTGAAGTCTTCATGAATTTGAGTAGTACTAATATTTAAGTTTGTATTGAAAAATTATATATAGAGGCATTGTAAATGCATAAATTACATCTCATTTATATAAAGTCGATCATGTTCCTGATGATTATTGCAAATGTTCTGTATTTGGTACTTGTATAGTTTCTAGTCCAACACTAGTTATAAGTTGTGTTATGCTTCAATCCTTTATCTGTGAGCGGAGGGTTATAAGGATATTGATCTTTATTTCAAACTTTACACAATATTATCTAACTTATTTCTATAGATTATTTTATTGGAATGCTTAAATAATTCAATTATGCTATATTTTTAGTGCCCTTTATTGTGATGTTGACGAAAATGGGGTTAGGCACTTGCTCCTTTGTCGCGTAATAATGGGGAACATGGAGCCTATTTGTCGTGGCACTAAACAGATTCGTCCCAGTGGTTGCGAATATGATAACGGAGTTGATGACATTCAACAACCAAATTACTATGTAGTTTGGAATATGAATATGAAAACTCATATCTTTCCAGAATTTGTTGTTAGCTTCAAGGCTCCTTGGGAAGCAGCAGGTAATGTACTCTTTGTTAAGAAAAAATTTACCCCATGTTGTACATTTTAGCATTACATAATTAGTACTGAAGCCTGTAGAGATTAATTATTGACAAACTAATTAATTTGTGATAATTTTCAACCTACTAATAGCTTCACTAAAGTTTAACGAAACAACAAGTTGTTTATTCTGCTAGGTTGCAGTACGATTTCTATTTATTTCTAAACAAGTTGATCACAACACCTTCTTTTTTTCTCACAGGAAATACATGTTTAAATGAGAAGGAGAAAAAAAATTCTGGAAATAACTGTTCTACGTTGGATACCGTAAGTTATCTCATATGAGATTTACATCTTTATGTTTTTTAACTTTCTATGTAAAAGacttatttaatttgattttttttttgttttcacaCATATGTGTTCATGTGAACATTTTGTACTTTATCTTTTGAGATTTGTTTATTATACCTATAATGTTCTTCCTTAtagttttaatgaaaaaaattgatttgtgaGATGCCTCAGGTAAATGCCGCTAGTGTGCCTAATACATCAAGAGCTCTAAGGTTGCCATGGATTCCCTTTCCGATGTTATTCACCGCTATTAGACCCAAGGTTCCTCCAAAACACATGCTTCTGATAAAAGCACACTATACAGAATTGGTGGTATGTAAAGTAGTTGCAATTGGTTCTTATGTCTtatatgatgagatgtttgtAATGTATCATTTCGTACTTGTGCAGGCAAAGAAGATTTCCTACGATGAATTTGTGAAAAAGTTGCGTTCAATTGTTGGAGATAATATACTAAGATCTGTAGTAATTAATCTTCAAAACAAGGTACCAAATTTCTATATTCTAAAAGTTTAATTTGGCTTTGAAGTAAGAATTTTCTTGTATTGTGTTTATATCTCAAAGTGAATTAACTTGAAGATGCAGTTGCAAATATTATACTCAATGTTTTTATCATGAAATAATAAGAACTATATTTTAAAAGTTGATTATGACGCCTAATGCTTAATTTGTTTCTTGTAGGGACCATCAAACAATGATCCTGGACGACATAACTAAGAATTTCTAACAAGGAGGTGGAGATCTTTTAGTTGGAGTTAACTATTGTCAAGACGAAGTTGCGACATTTTTTGCTACTAGGAGAAATGCCATGTCATTTTAACTTTTTTATCATCCTAATTTCGAGTTTTAATTTGGAACTGTAGTCCATAATTTCTATTGGAATTTAATATGAGTTTATTTTGAATCAGGTGTACTGTCGACGTtcatattttatggttttataatGAATTCCATTAATCAAAGATGcattatattatttttactttataTTGGTTTCAATACGCTCTTTTTTGATCCAATATGTAATTAGAGAAGATGTTTTTGGTTTCAACATATCTTGTTATAACTGTCATTGTTTTTGGTTTCAACAatgtttttttcataaattatCTAGCTTTTATGGCTTGTTgactctcttttcatatcatatttGTAAGCATAATTTGACTTCGGTAGAGATCAAATGAAGTTGGTGCCTTTTGTGAGTAAAAGTGGAAGAAAAACTCACTATGAAGGCTGTTCAGTGCGGGAAGGAGAGATTGTTAATGTCATTGTGAAAATTCTATTTAGTATGTAATGATTTATGCAAGTGAGTATGATGCGGATAGTGATGATTACAGGAGGGTGCAATCAGTGACAACATGTTGCAGTGATGTGTGAAATCAATCAATGTTCCTGCTTCGAGATCAAGATCATTAGACATGGATACTGTGGAAATTCTTTTGGTGTTGTGTAGTATGAAGTGCTCAGAAATAAATAATTGATTGTTTGACTCGCGATTCAGTTGTGTATGGAACTTCCATTTGAATGTGGCTAAGGAACGTGATTGAAGGGAGATTGTAAGATGGAGCTCAGACTCAGACAAACACAAATTGCAAGGACAATTGAGTTGTTTATGAAATCACAAGGAGAGAAAGTATATAGCTGCTGCTATGATGAGTGCTAAACGCTTATCAGAGGACATGTAATATGAAGTTTTATGTGATGCCCTAAAGAAAGGATTAAGAAGTGTTCTAACGCAGAATAGCCAAGTTGTAGTTTATGAATCTTGTTAGTTGAATACCCGTGAGGAGAATTACACAAAACTTGATCTTGaatgagtgaaaaacacttagaaaatgggggattgaataagtgtaacttctaaAAAATgatagataaaaataaagaacacaattatttttatcctggttcgttgttaactaaactactccagtccacccctgacaaggtgatttacctcaactgaggatttaatccactaatcaaatttattacaatggttctccacttagataccctctaagtcttctagagtctacacatcacaacttgatcactctaggaaatccttttacaatcaatgtaaaaataaatgttacaagagtttagat from Vicia villosa cultivar HV-30 ecotype Madison, WI unplaced genomic scaffold, Vvil1.0 ctg.004200F_1_1, whole genome shotgun sequence harbors:
- the LOC131641878 gene encoding inactive poly [ADP-ribose] polymerase RCD1-like yields the protein MADKSPKVLDGDTFNEKRKQYIRRVAHLTEVSEPTNLTFKQMRLVGDERRPTNSGPAISKYLVKYFLNYKKSGLPKRLMFYKNGEWSDYPEDVVDLIKKDFEIKKAFVEVEVDGKKVVLDFLHMYNVNLQTGLQQPIAWIDEAGNCFFPEIFVGFDEESNILGKKEGGESHGEKEKQEFKYNLSNELNGADESKLVKYSGDSNALVKDIKINGQHTTNKMRNANVEATSNQYREIDIDAYTEPIYGRLGVDSVQHLFLTRMATFGISEGDVIDVYRNSGSLMQARLELFQKQADITKLLHSDANVRYGWLACSKNELSTMMEYGLGHNALLSSKFIYGLGIHLAAVIHPYACALYCDVDENGVRHLLLCRVIMGNMEPICRGTKQIRPSGCEYDNGVDDIQQPNYYVVWNMNMKTHIFPEFVVSFKAPWEAAGNTCLNEKEKKNSGNNCSTLDTVNAASVPNTSRALRLPWIPFPMLFTAIRPKVPPKHMLLIKAHYTELVAKKISYDEFVKKLRSIVGDNILRSVVINLQNKGPSNNDPGRHN